The bacterium genome includes the window GAGGAGTTTCCGTGTTCGGTTTCGTTTCGCTTGTTCTTCGAGTGCAGCGCAATATCCGAGTTTCCGGTTACTAACCTGTTCTTTCAGGTCAGGGTCGAGGTTCCGCAGTTGGAGTAATGCAAATATCGAACTTGCACTCAGGTTGAGGAGTTTCGCAGTTTCGGTATAGAAATTCGGGGGAGCAAACTCCGGAGTCTGGAGTTTGCTCCGGTCATTCGGTTGTCCCATTCGGTTTCCGCCGCGATGGATCGGACCATACCGCTGTTCGAACCGATGTTTTCGTTCGAGAATCACCTCGCTGATTTCCAGCGGAGTTAGTTCTTTTCGTTTCATATTTTCCGCGAGCTGGATATCCAGTTGGGTGAGCGTTTGGTCGGAATGGATGATTGTGACTGGGACTTCGTGCCAACCGAGCCGTTCTGCAGCTTTCAGGCGACGATACCCTGCGAGTAATTCGTTATTTTGATTCACGACTAGCGGATGTACCATTCCGTGCTGTTGGATATCCTCTGCTAAGGTTTCAATATCGCCGAGTTCTTTACGAACGTGCGAAGTATATTTGATAGCGGTAATAGGTAAGAAGACCATAGTTTACCCTCCGAATCATTAGTCATTTTACGGAAGTAGTTTACTGCACCATGAGCTACCCCTGATGTCTCTCATTTCTTCCTGGAGTTAGACAAGTTGGTACGGATAGAGATACCGTTCGAAATTTATACGGAAATTTTAGTTCATGCTTAAGAACCGTTTAAATCTACCCCTAATAGATTCTCTATTAAAGTTGGGTCGAAGTAGTTAGATTAAAGTAAGAAACGACTAGGTTTTTACCTGGTGAATGATATTGACATCCGTTCTTTATATATGATATAAAATTCAGTAGTATTGGAACGACGAACACGATAATATCGCGTTCATAGGTACCCTTTTGTGATAATAATATAAGTTGTAGAAGATTAGAAAGTATTGCTGGTATTGCTGGGTTGGTTCCCTATAGAGGTGAGTGAGCATGGGCATTGGATTTTTAGTATCAATGACGATCCGTGAGGAAGATGAGAAACTCATCACAGAATTTTCAAAAGATTGTAAGATTGAACAACCTCTTTCGCGGACAAAACGAAACGTTGAATATATGCTTTGGGAAAAGAAATACCTCCCAAGATTTATGAGTCCGGTGAGAATAACCTTTCTAACGAAGGAAAATAAGGAAATTGAAATCGATAAAAAATTTATGAAGAGTAAATCACCCGAGTTAGTAAAATTCATCGAGTTCCTTAAGAAGATTCCTAGACTAAAACATTTGTCCATCAATTTTGGAGAATGTTTATCAATGACGATCCATGAGGAAGATGAGAAGTTCATCGCGGTGTTTTCAGAAGGCATTAAGGTTGAAAGATCTCTTTCGCGCATGAAACGAAACGTTATAGGTATACTTTGGGAGAAGCAATACTTTCCAAGATTTATGCAACCAACGCCACTAATCTTCCTAACGAAGGAAGGTAAGAAAATCCTGATCGATAAAGAATTCCTAAAAAGTAATTCGCCAGAGTTAATCAAATTTCTCGAGTTCCTTAAAAGGGTTTTATTATAAGAAGAAAATTTGAAAAGGATACATTACCATGCATCAGTTAAAGAGAATTGTTATCTCAATCGTTGTGGGTATAGCAACTGTTAATTGCCAAAATATCTTTGCGCGTCCGCTACCGAAAACTTCTCCGGAAAAAGTTGGTATCTCGCTTTCTGTTTTGACTACGGTTGATACTGCAATTGAAACAAGTATCGCGAACAACGAAGTGCGGGGTGCGGTTCTGTTAGTCGCTCGGAAAGGAAAACTAGTCTATAAAAAAGCGTATGGGAACCGGATGGTGAAACCGCGGATTGAAAAAATGACGGTGGATACGATATTCGATATGGCATCGTTAACCAAACCGACAGCAACTGCAAGCGGGATAATGTTGTTAGTGCAAGATGGTAAACTGAATATTAATGATAAAGTATCAACATACATTCCGGAATTTGCGCAGAATGGAAAGGAAAATGTAACCATATTACATTTGTTAACGCATACCTCCGGGCTTAAACCGGGTGGCGCATATTTTAATAAACAGCTTGGCTATGATGGGATTATCCGAGATATCGCTTCAATGAGTACAAGCTATTCTCCGGGAACGAAATATGTATATTCCGATTTAGGATACATTATTCTAGGGGAAATTATCCGTCGTGTTTCCGGTAAACCAGAACATATCTTTGTTGCGGAACGGATTTTTAACCCGTTGAACATGAAAGATACTGGGTATCTACCGCCGAAATATAAATGGTCACGATGTGCGCCGACTGAATTTCGATTCGGGAAATTATTACGTGGTCAAGTTCATGACCCAACCGCTTGGGAAATGGGCGGAGTTGCCGGTCATGCAGGGTTATTTTCAACAGTGGATGATATGGTAATATTCTGCCAGATGCTATTGAATGGTGGAGAATATCATGGGGTACGGATTTTTACTCCGGAATCAGTTCGGCTGATGACTACCAATCAATCACCGACTCCAACTCGTGCGTGGGGACTCGGTTGGGGTATCATCGCGCGTGATACCGGACAAGAACCAATGCTCAGTTTTCCCAAACAGGGTTTCGGGCATATCGGGTGGACTGGAACTGCGGTTCGTGCTGATTTAAATACGCAAACTTTTATCGTGTTATTATGCAATCGTATCCATCCTGATGGGAAAGGTAATATCAATCCTTTATTACGTCAAGTATGTAATATTGTAGGTGCAGCGATTATTGAAGAATAGACTCGTATACTAGATTTGTTTTAATTGAAAATTTTGCGTAAATGTTCTGCTTTTTTAGTATTCAATTCTAGGTTCGTTACTTATTAACCTTCGGGCTAACGTGGGGTAGGTAGAATAATAAAGTAAGTAGGCATTTTTAGAACTGGAGAACTCAATTTTTTTTACGAACAGTCGCCGGTAGGGTAAGTTATTTCGCTCTAAGTACAGTTTTATTTGCGCCATCGACAACGATGATTTTTGCGTTCGGGTCATCCGCTAGCCATCGGTCGATAACCGCTTGCGGGTCAGTTATCTTTTTCATATGAATTTTCGTAACCGTTTCTTCCGCCAGCTCGGTATAAACCAAAATATTAACCTTGTTCAATAGCTGGGCGAATTTATATGCTTTATGGGAATAGAGCTTATATCCGCTGGCGATATTTTCCATCACTTCATCCGGCTCTTCCGATTGAGCTAATAACTCATAGAAATGGTGGTATGCGTTCTGATTCGGAGCAATACCTAAATCGCAGGGGACTAACCATAAAATTTCACCACCAGGGATAATCGCTTGTTTCGTTAATTCAAGGCCGCGCTGTGCGTCATAAAGCTGGTCGCCTTCGGGTTTCGGACCAGGGGTTACCACGAGATATTTGACCGGTTCAACTGCAAACGACATCGTCTGGTCAATAAACGTAAACGCAGCGGAACTGACTTCTTGCGGATTACCAGCTTTCGCCCAGACGATTCGGTTATTCGCAGTAACAATCGTTAAATTGAATACTGGTTGCTCTGGGGAAATGATCCTATTCACGATTTCTAGCATATCTTCTGCGAGCGGTTGGATTCTCCGGTTCGGGTCAGGATGCCAGGGATGCCGACCGAACGTAGATAATTCATCAAGGGCTAACCGATGGTTTTTTTCGATAGTTTCGAATGCGCAAGCACCGGGTATGAAATGTTTGAGATAATTGCTATATCCAGCGAAATAATGATATTTACAATCGGCAATAACCAGATATACTTCCGCATTTAGTATCGCTTGGTTAACGAGAATCGGAGTTCCTCGAGAAGTTGTTCCGAGATTGACGAACGCTTCTCGATCAAAGCAATCGTTTAACCTGATTGTATACGAAGCTAACCCTACTTGTTTGCTATTCTCGTCTATCCATCGAGCAATCTGGCGCGTTTTATCCATTTTAATATCATGGGAACCGGTGGTGATAAAAAATGTAACTTCTTTAGCAGATTTAAGAAAGGGAACGATAACTTCAATCAGTTCCTGATGCGGTTCCGACCGGGTACCGTCAGCGATAAGCAAGCAGATTCGTTTACCGTTTACGAGAGAAGATACCGATAGTTTCGTTGCTCGAATAGCTTGTGTAATCGCTTGTTTCGTATCCGGTTCGGTTTTAACGGATAATGGAGAATAATATCCAGCGACATTCTGTTCTGGAATATGGATAGTAATACTACTACTCCCATACGCTAATTTAAATTCTTGTATAGCCATAATCGCTCATTAGGTCAAAATAATATAGAATTTTGTTCGCATATCCATTTTATTTTAGATGATTCTGAACACGACACGATGATTGTTCAGGTAAGTTTCGCGTATTGAAAAGGCAATACTGTAGACTAAAGTATCGGTGAAACTCCTGATAGGAACAGAAATCAAACCTGCTACAGATTAATCCTCTATCCATAGCCCCAGCGAATTTTAGCATATCCACAATATCACCGAGAACTTCACCTCAGCGATATTCCCGTATTCTACGGTATCTTATTTAATGTGTGGGGAACCTGCTAACTCAGGAATCGTAAAAATATTTTTTAAAATGAGCGTCGTCGCACCGAGAAGCGCAGCATCGTCGCCAAGTTCTGACACTCTAATTTTAACCGCTTGCGCAGAGACGCTTAGACTCCGTTCTTGCAACGTGCGCAGTAACGGTTCTAAAATGAACTCGCCAGCTTTCGTTAAAGCGCCGCCGATAATGAGTAATGCTGGATTTAGGATATTCACCAGATTCGCAGCCCCGATTCCAAGATGCGTTCCCGCTTCTTGTAATATCCGCCGACAGAGTTTATCCCCACGTGTTGCTGCAATGTAGACTTTTTCAGAAGTAATACTCTCTAAATTTTTATTAACTAAATCATTTAGAATCGAATCAACCCCTTTTTCCAACGCAGCAATCGCATGTTCACGAATCGCTTTTGCAGAAGCAATCGCTTCTAAACACCCGAAATTACCGCATCGACACGGTGGACCAGTTTCGTCAATCACCGTATGGCCTATTTCTCCTGCAGACTGACTTGCCCCAAAATAGAGAACCCCATGACTGATAATTCCCGCACCAATACCCATTCCGATATGGTAATAAATCAAATCATCAATATCTCGACCACAACCGAACACGCGTTCCCCTAACGCGGCAGAACGCGCTTTTTCCTCAATAGCAGTCGGAATATTAAACTCGGATTCGATTAATTGTTTTAATGGAATATTCCGCCATCCGGGAATATTCGCACTAAAAATAACTATCCCCTGGACACTATCTACCAAACCTGCTACAGCTATCCCAACGCCTAACAGTTTATCTTTATCCGGAACAGCATTAATCAGTTGGCGAATGATATCTTTAACCTGTTGCACTACCGCCATCCCGGAATTTTCTGGCGGCATATCCTGTTGCTGATGCGCGATGATTTGTGACCGTAAGTTTGTTAACGCTCCGCGAATATTCGTCGCTCGTATATCAATACCAATGATATAACCTTGTGTAGGATTAATGGTCAATAGTATCGGTTTTCTACCACCGGTAGATTCAGCACTTCCAACTTCAATAACAATCCCGTTCTCGATAAGTTCTTTTACAATTTCAGTAACCGTGGTTAACCGAATATTCGTTATGTTATTGATATCCGTTCGGGATAACGGTCCATGCGTCCGGATTAAATTTAATATTTCCATGCGATGCTGATTCAAAATCCGCTTCTTCTCATCAACGCTAGTTTTTACCATAATTAACCACCTGCTTTCATCTATTCCTAAAAAATTCTTGCTTTATTATAACAATAGTATTCGGTTCTAACAAGAGGTCAACCGAAGTCATCGCTAACGCTTTAGCTGCAGCTAATAAACCGTTCCATCCTCGGTTTGAACAAGCTGCGGTAGCGAACTCAGGCGAATGTAAACTTACTGGCGGGTCAGTAATAGCGATTTTCGGATGGATTGTCGGAACCAGTTGGCTGACATTACCGATATCACTGCTACCTAGTCCGTTCGTCGGATAACTCGGCTGTACTTCAATACCTAACAAGTTTAAGTTCTGACTGAATAAACGCGCTAACGCCTGATTCGATTGCATCGCCGCATATGATACCGGGGATAGTTTATAGACCAATTTTGCTCCTGTAGCCGTACTCGCAGCGCGAAAACAATTCAGTACTTTTTCCACCAGTTCTTTAAGATATCCATTCGTTAGACTACGAACGATAAACACGCCGCTCGCATAATCAGGAACAACATTTGCGGCTTTTCCGCCGGCAGTAATAATGCCATGAATGCGTGAACTGGAAACGATATGCTGTCGTAACGCATTGATATTATTAAAACTTAATAGAAGTGCATCGAGCGCATTAATACCTTGTTCCGGAGCAACTGCAGCGTGTGACGCTTTACCAAAAAATTCTACGGTAATGGATTGGTTTGCTAAACTATAATAATCAACAATCGTTTTATTATCCGGATGAAACATCATCGCTACATCAAGGGAATCGAATATCCCTTTTTGTAACAGTAGAATTTTACCGCCCCCTTTTTCTTCTGCCGGTGTTCCAATTACCTGAATCTGTCCTGGTAGCCCGAGCGAGTGAAAAACATTTTTTAACGCGACCGCTGCTCCAACGGAAGCAACCGCAATTAAATTATGCCCACAACCATGCCCGATTTCCGGTAGTGCATCGTATTCCGCAAGTAGCCCAATTACCGGAGTTGAACGCAACCCCTGATATACCGCACGAAATGCGGTTGGTAACTCTGCAAGATTGAGTTCAATTCTAAACCCCTGCTCGGTTAAATAGTTGGTTAATATTTCTACAGCATAAAACTCTTCAAAAGCCAGTTCCGGTTTCGCATGGATTTGCTGACTTAAAC containing:
- a CDS encoding M20 family metallopeptidase → MMPNTIQEMKQAIIQEVDRLKDRLIGLSQQIHAKPELAFEEFYAVEILTNYLTEQGFRIELNLAELPTAFRAVYQGLRSTPVIGLLAEYDALPEIGHGCGHNLIAVASVGAAVALKNVFHSLGLPGQIQVIGTPAEEKGGGKILLLQKGIFDSLDVAMMFHPDNKTIVDYYSLANQSITVEFFGKASHAAVAPEQGINALDALLLSFNNINALRQHIVSSSRIHGIITAGGKAANVVPDYASGVFIVRSLTNGYLKELVEKVLNCFRAASTATGAKLVYKLSPVSYAAMQSNQALARLFSQNLNLLGIEVQPSYPTNGLGSSDIGNVSQLVPTIHPKIAITDPPVSLHSPEFATAACSNRGWNGLLAAAKALAMTSVDLLLEPNTIVIIKQEFFRNR
- a CDS encoding lactate racemase domain-containing protein, with product MAIQEFKLAYGSSSITIHIPEQNVAGYYSPLSVKTEPDTKQAITQAIRATKLSVSSLVNGKRICLLIADGTRSEPHQELIEVIVPFLKSAKEVTFFITTGSHDIKMDKTRQIARWIDENSKQVGLASYTIRLNDCFDREAFVNLGTTSRGTPILVNQAILNAEVYLVIADCKYHYFAGYSNYLKHFIPGACAFETIEKNHRLALDELSTFGRHPWHPDPNRRIQPLAEDMLEIVNRIISPEQPVFNLTIVTANNRIVWAKAGNPQEVSSAAFTFIDQTMSFAVEPVKYLVVTPGPKPEGDQLYDAQRGLELTKQAIIPGGEILWLVPCDLGIAPNQNAYHHFYELLAQSEEPDEVMENIASGYKLYSHKAYKFAQLLNKVNILVYTELAEETVTKIHMKKITDPQAVIDRWLADDPNAKIIVVDGANKTVLRAK
- a CDS encoding serine hydrolase: MHQLKRIVISIVVGIATVNCQNIFARPLPKTSPEKVGISLSVLTTVDTAIETSIANNEVRGAVLLVARKGKLVYKKAYGNRMVKPRIEKMTVDTIFDMASLTKPTATASGIMLLVQDGKLNINDKVSTYIPEFAQNGKENVTILHLLTHTSGLKPGGAYFNKQLGYDGIIRDIASMSTSYSPGTKYVYSDLGYIILGEIIRRVSGKPEHIFVAERIFNPLNMKDTGYLPPKYKWSRCAPTEFRFGKLLRGQVHDPTAWEMGGVAGHAGLFSTVDDMVIFCQMLLNGGEYHGVRIFTPESVRLMTTNQSPTPTRAWGLGWGIIARDTGQEPMLSFPKQGFGHIGWTGTAVRADLNTQTFIVLLCNRIHPDGKGNINPLLRQVCNIVGAAIIEE
- a CDS encoding ParB N-terminal domain-containing protein; translated protein: MVFLPITAIKYTSHVRKELGDIETLAEDIQQHGMVHPLVVNQNNELLAGYRRLKAAERLGWHEVPVTIIHSDQTLTQLDIQLAENMKRKELTPLEISEVILERKHRFEQRYGPIHRGGNRMGQPNDRSKLQTPEFAPPNFYTETAKLLNLSASSIFALLQLRNLDPDLKEQVSNRKLGYCAALEEQAKRNRTRKLLDKTSTPLKSIPLPNKADIAPLQKQYQSAPNLMNLFMLVQHSYQTVHQMKERTLEFDRFEPEYLFLFIQRLEEVVDYYQKLLATLLQMQEQNLREQYT
- a CDS encoding ROK family transcriptional regulator encodes the protein MVKTSVDEKKRILNQHRMEILNLIRTHGPLSRTDINNITNIRLTTVTEIVKELIENGIVIEVGSAESTGGRKPILLTINPTQGYIIGIDIRATNIRGALTNLRSQIIAHQQQDMPPENSGMAVVQQVKDIIRQLINAVPDKDKLLGVGIAVAGLVDSVQGIVIFSANIPGWRNIPLKQLIESEFNIPTAIEEKARSAALGERVFGCGRDIDDLIYYHIGMGIGAGIISHGVLYFGASQSAGEIGHTVIDETGPPCRCGNFGCLEAIASAKAIREHAIAALEKGVDSILNDLVNKNLESITSEKVYIAATRGDKLCRRILQEAGTHLGIGAANLVNILNPALLIIGGALTKAGEFILEPLLRTLQERSLSVSAQAVKIRVSELGDDAALLGATTLILKNIFTIPELAGSPHIK